One window of the Psilocybe cubensis strain MGC-MH-2018 chromosome 12, whole genome shotgun sequence genome contains the following:
- a CDS encoding INO80 complex subunit 1 yields MPKGQRRVKNAQPHPDPPPALASRPSPSISTSDSSETEDQPKYSEVHDEDSLGPSASRPGSPSQRAHANDVEMAVDTEDSVTCLWDDCGVVFVHLPTLITHIHEKHIGVHKSNYTCEWTSCVRKGLPQTSRFALISHIRSHTGEKPFICELPECDKSFTRSDALAKHMRLQHNISPPAPGRGGSRKRKRGPDDEHTHGTSTPVAFVYSVSWEAIDDAGNELTQEYLKSRGRLGVNGRQRRQPRPSQLNSQYAPSPEGGEEEDEDSSSSEDILPPHLQEHFDESTGLVLGRTPAKAMYLCMKAKQRFAMEEHEKLVEQLREAKNILKREKEEKEGALDLLLRRMLGPESGMLIPSPPEMSVAASQDSSRHDSIAPGPISATPDYHNGSHYRRQEGPSSARRGWSYAVAKS; encoded by the exons ATGCCCAAGGGTCAACGACGGGTCAAGAATGCGCAGCCACATCCCGACCCGCCGCCCGCCCTTGCGAGCCGCCCATCGCCTTCCATTTCAACTTCGGATTCGTCGGAAACAGAAGACCAACCGAAGTACAGCGAAGTGCACGACGAAGACTCACTAGGGCCATCGGCGTCGCGTCCTGGGTCTCCGTCGCAGCGAGCGCACGCCAACGATGTTGAAATGGCTGTGGACACAGAGGACAGCGTTACGTGTCTGTGGGATGATTGCGGGGTGGTTTTTGTACACTTGCCAACGTTGATTACGCATATACACGAAA AGCATATTGGTGTGCACAAATCCAATTATACATGCGAGTGGACGTCATGTGTGCGCAAGGGGTTGCCACAAACATCTCGTTTCGCACTGATATCACATATACGTTCGCATACTGGCGAAAAACCATTCATATGCGAATTACCTG AATGTGACAAGTCATTCACGCGTTCAGATGCCCTTGCCAAACACATGCGCTTACAACACAATATATCACCCCCTGCAccaggaagaggaggttcTCGCAAGAGGAAACGGGGTCCAGATGATGAGCACACTCACGGTACTTCAACACCAGTTGCGTTTGTTTATTCTGTTTCCTGGG AGGCCATCGATGACGCCGGTAATGAACTGACTCAAGAATACCTTAAATCACGGGGTAGATTAGGCGTCAATGGCCGTCAGCGCCGTCAGCCGCGTCCATCTCAGCTCAATTCACAATATGCTCCCTCACCCGAAGGtggcgaggaagaagacgaggactCATCGTCTTCCGAAGACATCCTACCGCCACATCTTCAGGAGCACTTCGACGAATCAACGGGTCTTGTATTAGGCCGGACGCCTGCCAAAGCAATGTACCTTTGTATGAAAGCCAAACAGCGGTTTGCCATGGAGGAGCACGAAAAATTGGTCGAACAACTCCGTGAAGCCAAAAATATCTTGAaaagggagaaggaggagaaggaaggagCGTTGGACCTATTATTACGACGAATGCTTGG ACCGGAATCTGGCATGCTTATTCCTTCACCTCCAGAAATGTCTGTTGCTGCGTCTCAGGATTCTTCCCGCCACGATAGCATAGCACCTGGTCCCATCTCTGCAACGCCAGACTATCACAACGGGTCACACTATCGACGCCAGGAGGGACCATCTTCAGCCCGTCGGGGTTGGTCCTACGCTGTGGCAAAGAGCTAA